CTTCCAGTCCAGAGCAACGAGTGATCGGTTATGCAATAATTGATTACATCATAATCGATACTCCGGATTCTCTTTGGAATCGCTTTTCCAAAAAAGGAGGAATTGATAAGGATCGTTTCTCTTCCTACTTTAATGGGAAAAAGACAGGGATTGGGATACGGATCAAAAGCGTAAGCAAGTTGAAAGAGCCCGTTACTCCTATTCAACTGGGAATCGAAGGCGCGATTCCGCAGAATTTTAAGTTTGTCGATAAAGGTATCATTGCAAAGTTAGAGCGAAAAGTTATATAAATTAGAAAATCGAACTCAAAATCCCCTTCGGCAAAATCCTAGAATCCTTCATCTTCTGAAAGACTCTCCGAACTTCCAATTCATCAAAATCCTTTTTGCGATCCGACCAATCATAAAACATCTTCATCATTAAGGCCTCGGAAAACGCTTCCCCTTGCTCTACGATGTTTTCTAAACAAGCATAGAGAGTGGCTACAATCTCAACTGTATCCGACTTAGTGGTCTTAAATTTCTTAATAAGGGAAAAGATCCGCGCTTGCTCCGAAGAATAATATTTCTGAAAATCCACTTCGTGTTGGCCTGCATTCGCCAAAGCTTCATATTTCAAAGAGTTCTCTTTATTATACTGAAACCATTTCTTTTCTTGCAATTGTTTATCGATGGATCGCATCAGTCGGGGATCATAAGGTCCCATTGCCTGTTGAGAAAAGTTAACCGGCAATTGCATATTCGAAGTTCTTATACAAAGATATAATAATTTTTGCAATTTCAAATGTCCAAAGGTCGGCTCTTTATGGAGTTGCCAGACAATTTCAGCGGCCAATACGGTTCGTTTGTAGAAATCTACGTTTGTAGGCTTTAGTTCTATAACATTGGAGGTTTTGGAATTATCCTTACTTTGTTTTTTAGGATGCGATAAACTTTCTTTAATAGCATTGGACTCTGAAACCCTATAATCATTTATTGCAATGGTTTCTTTTGCAAAAGTTAATTCTCCTCGAAATGCTTTCTGACTCAAGGAAGAATAAAGGGTTTCTAATTCTCGCAAACTCAAGTTATGGAAATTCATTTGGGATTGAATCCCCTCAAAAAAATTCGCAAATTGGTTTTGTAGCACCAATGGAGGATTGATTAATTTCATTTTTCGCAGATCACTGAGATTGATCTGTTGCAAAGTGGCTCCGTACGTTAATTTTTGAATTTCGCAATTAAATGAATGAGAGAGAAGTAGCGCGTAAGCAAAAAGAGTATTATAATCTTCAGAGAACCAAATCGGTGTTATTCCTCTTGTGACATTACATCCTTTCAACTCACTACTTGCAAACGAAACAGTCCCTGTTGTCCCACGGACGCACATCAATATTTCATTTCCATTTAAGATTGTTCTCTTAAATTGATTTGATATAGCAGGATCGATCCTTTTGAGCCGGTCCTTTTTCACAACCAACTCGGTTAGGTCGACAGGCCTTATAATAGGAACTCCATTAGAGAATTCTTCTCCTGGCTGAACGATTCCGTATGTTAAAGGACAGTCGTTAGCTACAAGTTTTTCAAGCTCGTTCACCTCCCAACCCTTCTCATTCTTCACAGGATCCCCGAACATCTCCAAAAACTGGCTCTTGACCAGCTCATCCAGCAAACGAATGCTTTCTTTGCGTTGGGCAATCAGGGTCTCGGCTTGCGTGAGGATTTCAGCGATTTGAATTTGTTTAGAGAGAGGCGGGAGGGAAAAGCTAAACGAAGACAAGTCGTCCTTATTGAATCCAGCTTGTGCAGCCCTGGCGCCTATAGCTTGGATGAAATTTTGAAAACTTGAATCCCGCAAAAGTCGGTATAAAAAACCTTTAAACAAAACGTCTTCATCTGGAATTGTTTTAATAAGCGCAACATTGTATGCGCCAGCGAGCCCTCGCAGAATCTTCCCCACCGAAGCACCGTATCTTCCTATAAGAACATCATTTTCCTCGCATTTTTTTAGCTTTTCATTATCTTTTACGTATTCGATGTATTCCAATTTTCCTTGTGTAAAGTCTCTTATTTGTAGCATCCGAACATAGCCGATTTCCGGAAAGTTTAACCACTCTTCTTTAGGCGGTTGAGTGCCACCTTGAAAATCACAAACGTCTGTTAATGCTACTCGTTTTACTTCACGCATAGTTTATCCAACCAAAATTCCAAACATACGTAAGTTGATATAATAATTCGAACGACCCAGCTTTTCTTTTTTGAGAAAACCCTTTTCGCAGAGTTCTTCTAAATATCTAGAAGCAGTGATCCGATTTACTTTGAGATCCTTCTCAATAAATTCGATCTTAGTATACGGATGATAGAAAAGATTATTGATGAGGTCCTGACTATAAAACTTGCAAGAACGCCGGATCCTTTGTTTATAATCCTGCATTGCCTCTTTGATCTGGAGAATGGTCTGGATGGTTTGTTTAGAAGTTTCTTCTACCCCTTGTACCATATACAAAATCCACCCCTCCCAATCTTCTCTGTCTCTCACAGCCTGGAGACGGGTATAATACTCCGACTTATTGGCAATGATAAACCGACTTAAATACAAGATAGGCAGGCTCAATAAGTCTTTTAAAACCAAATACAGAATATTCAAAATTCTACCCGTTCTACCATTCCCATCATAGAACGGATGGATACTTTCAAATTGGTAATGAATGACCGCCATCTTGATTAAAACATCCACATTGGACAAATCGTCCTCGTTGATATACGTTTCCAGATTTTTCATGAGAGCCTGGATCTCCTCCAAGGTTTGGGGAGGAATATAGACGATTTCCCCCGAAGATTGGTTCTTTAAGGTAGTCCCAGGAACCTTTCTATATCCCGCCGAATTGTTTTCCAATATCTCTTGGATGCTTTGAATATGATTTTCCGTAAGGATTTTATGAGACCTCACGAACTCGAATCCTTTTATCAAAGCGGAAGCATACCTCGCCACTTCCTTTGCGGACGGATTCGGATCTCCGTCCAAAAACAATTCTTCCTTAAAAAGTTCATCATGAGTTGTGATAATATTCTCTACCGCAGAGCTATCCTTAGCCTCCTGCAAAGCGAGAGTATGGATCAGAATATTCTGATTTGGAATACTCATCGATACCCCCTTTAGTTCCGCCAGATAGCGTTGAGCCTGGGAAACCGCACGTAGAACCGGCTTTGTTTCCAGGTCGATTTTCGGGGGAAGAATCGGGAGCAGAAATGGCTGTTTTTGATACGTTTCCATTTAATATGTATAAAATACGTATTTTTTTATACATATTAAGGTAGATATGTAAACATTTTTTAAAAAATTGAACATATTAAAGTCTGGATTTGAGCACTTTTAACCCGGATTGGATCTGCCCTTCTAAGATTTCTAACTTTTCCAGGATCAATTTGGGAGACTCGTATTCAATCTCTTCGTAGACTTCCTCCTTATATTTGCTCAAGGAAAGATCATATCCATTGTCGATAATTTCCTGCTTAGGAACAAAGAAGGCCCTTTCGGTTCGTTTCGTATCTTTTTTTGGATTCCTAGACTGGAATCGACTAACGATATCCATAAGATCACTTTTGTCTATCTTGGTTCTTTTATCATCTAGACTATATCCGTCCGCCAGCATCTCATAAAACCAGGTATGTTCCGTTTCTCCGCCCTTGGTAAAAATTAAAATTGCAGTGCTTACTCCTGCATAGGGCTTAAAGACTCCACTCGGTAATGTGATTACCGCTTTGAGTTCCGATTCGTCTATAAGCTTTTTACGAAGAGTAACAAAAGCCTTTCCACTTCCAAAAAGTACACCTTGGGGAACGATTACTCCGGCAGTTCCCCCCATACGAAGCATATTAAAAATCCTTTCTACAAACAAAAGCTCCGACTTCGTCGTGGGAAGGGTGAGACTTTCATTGATATCTCCCATATCTATATTGCCGGTAAAAGGAGGATTCGCGAGAACGATATCATACTGTTTGTCTTCGTTAAACTTCTTACTCAATGTATCTTTGTAATCGATATGAGGCTCGTCGATCCCATGCATCATAAGATTCATTAAACCGAGTCGCACCATAGTGGTGTCGATGTCGTATCCGTAAAAACTATCGTCCAAAATTGATTTTACTTTTTTATCAACGGCTGAACTTAAAGTCCCTCTTTCAAACCCATCCTCATCTTTTACGATTTTTTTCGGATCTTTCTTTCGAATATAATCAGTAAGCATAAATTGATAAGCACCGAGCAAGAAACCACCTGTTCCACAAGCAGGATCCGCAACTCTTTGTCCAAGCTGAGGGGTCACGAGTTCGGCGATCAATTTGATTATATGCCGAGGAGTTCGGAATTGTCCGTTCTTTCCTGCTGTTGCAATTTCACTCAATAACATCTCATAGACATCCCCTTGGATATCCTGAAATGCATGTCCTCCTTCATTGGCATCCTTTTCAATCTCGCCAAAGATCAACTCTATAATATTGATCGCCTCCACCAAAAGGGAAGCTTTAGGCATGATGAAAACGGCATTTTGCATATGATTTGTAAAGGGAGAAGCATCACCATTCAATTCTTTCAGAAAAGGAAAGACTTTCGTTTGTACATGTAAAAGCATTTCATCAGCAGGTTTTCTTTTAAAATTGCTCCATCTTAATTCCTTTTTATCCACTTGATCAGAACTACCAGGAACCTTATATTTTCCACTAAACCTGGATTTATATTTTTCTCCTGTAAATTCGGCATCCCTCTCTCGCTTGGTCTCCAGATCGTCCAAACGTTTCATAAAAATTAGATAAGTGATCTGCTCAATTGCAGTTAATGGATTACTGATTCCTCCGCTCCAAAAATTATTCCAGAGTTTGTCTATGAGTGATTTTAATTGTGGGTTATTTTGTAACATTAAGCGGCAATTACCTTATCAGTTAATTCCAGGATTTCTTCGATCTCTTTCGGGCCGAAAATTCCACGAATTCCGTCCGGGTGTAGAAGTGTAAAAGGAGATTCAATCAGATTCCTTTTTTGAAGTTCTCCTTTTTCAAGGATATAACTTTTCAAAAGATCCATAAACTGCAACTGACGACTGGTTAAATAAGTATGGTTCTGGATAAAAACCTCAAAAGCCTTACTTACAGTGACTGAAAAACATTCTAGAATTTCAATTCCAAGGATATGTTTAATGAATTGTACCAACTCTGCTCTTCGATGGTTATAAACTCTTCTCAGGAGATCAATCGTGATATGTGGGTGCTCATTATAAAGCTCTTCCGCCAAAATCTCCGTTTCTTCGTCCGAGATTTCCTGGCCCTGTTTGATCTTTTTCAAAATGGGACTTTTGGAAACTAGTTCATTCACTTTCACTTCCACCAGTTCCCGATATTTTGCCACGCTCAAGGCCTCATGGGATGGACCAAACTCTACAAATTCTTTTTCAACAACGATATCTTTCAGATCGAATTTGGCAGGCCCTAAAATAGGAACTTTTTCGATATGTTTCATTAGCGGCGAAAGCCGATAAATAAGGAGATCAAATTTCTCCTCATCGATTGCACTCCAAAACTGATTGGTTTGAGAAATCCGAATCAAGTCTCCCTCTTTTGCTACAGTATTCACTGAAAGAGGTAATCCTCCTATTTCTTCCACGATAGAAGATTTTAGGGTCTCAAATTTATCCCTTTCACCGGAGAGAAGGGAAAGGGAAACTTCGACGATATCCTTTTCGAATCGCATCGCCTTAAAATCCGTATCCGAAACCGTGCGGAATAACGGCTTTACAATAGAATGAAGAAATTCCAATTTTTCCTGACTCAAATGATTCCAGAAATTTTCGTCTTCGAGTTTTTGGAGTTCATTCTGAGCTTCGATAATAACCACGGAGGATTTTGGGAGAGAGGAAATTTGCCTTTGTGAATTGCTGATTTCCTTTTTTAGAATCGAACTCTCGCCCAACTCAATTGCTTTTGAAATCTTATCCAACCTAAGTCCAAAAAGTCTAACTGGTAGTGGAATTTGAGGATTACCTGTTTTTCCTTTCGGATTTAGTTTAAAGTATTCGAAATTATCCCAGCAATCTAAAACTAAGAAGGAAGATTTTTCAGGACACCAAGGTTTGATCTTATCTTGCTCTAAAAGACGAGTCCCGCGACCAATCATTTGCCAGAACTTCGTATAAGAGTAAACTGGTTTTGCAAAAACAAGATTCACAATTTCTCTCACATCAATTCCTGTGTCTAGCATATCTACGCTGATGGCAACTCTTGGCATATCATTCTTAGTAAATTGATCCAGTAATCCGCCTTTTCCATAAACTCGCGGATCATCACTCACTAAAACTTTCGCAATCTCACCTTTATATTCCGGATAGAGAGAATCAAAAATTTCCTCGATTCTTCTCGCGTGCGCCTTAGTCATACAAAAGAAGATCGTTTTTCCCGGAAGAACCCCATTCAGATCTTTGATACATTCTTCCATGAATTCTCTTACGATCAAAGAATTGGTCCCTTTATTGATCACTGTTTTTTCGAGATCTGTCCCCTCGAAATTGATTTCCGAAATTTCTTTCCCTTCTAAGATTAATCTCTGCTGGTCTTCTAAAGAAATCGTTCGTTTGCTTATTCCTTCCGTTTGAAATTTGGACTTAATTTTCATCACCTGAAAATTGCATAAGTATGGAGGGATGTGATTCACTGCTTCTTCGTATGAATAAGCAAACGTCGGAACTCCATCTTCACATTCAAATAACTGAAATGTATTATGATCGATCACATCCGTCGGAGTAGCGGTGAGGCCTAAAGTGATTGTATTAAAATAATCCAAAATTTCTTGATAAGTATTATAGATACTTCGATGACTTTCATCCACAACCACAAGATCAAAAAAATGAGGACTTAATGCCTTATTTTCCTCTCTGATAATATTCAGCATCGTTGGATAAGTAGAAACATAAATCCGCCTATCCTCAGAAATCTCTCGTTCTTCTCCTTTAGGCCAAATTGGTTCATTTGGTAAATAATCTTTAAATGCGTCCACGGTTTGATTCCGAAGAGCAATCCTATCGACAAGGAAAAGAGTTCGTTCCACCCAGCCTGAGCGCATTAACGCATCAACCAATGCCACACAGGTTCTAGTTTTTCCAGTTCCTGTCGCCATTACTAAGAGAAACTTTTTTCTTTTCTTTTCAATCGCCTCCATGACAGAACGAATCGCAGCAATTTGAAAATCGCGACCAGCAATTTTAGTATTGATTGACTCGCTTGCTAGAGGTTTTTTTGCTTTTCTTAGATAAGAATAACGCTCTAAGTCATCTCGAGTGGGAAAACCGTATACTTTCTTTGGGGGATAGTTTTCCAAATCCCAGAAATAAATATCATAACCATTTGTGTAAAAACAAAATGGGAGCTCTCCGCCATGCTGTTCTTGAATATGATAGCAATACTGCTTTGCCTGTTCTCGACCTTTTGAGGCATCTACAGCGCTTCTTTTGGCCTCAACCACTGCAACAGGTTTTCCATCCTTGCCTAACAATACATAATCGCTAAATAGATGTTTTGCGTTAGGTGAACTGGCTTTCAAAAGTCCGGAGGATATTTTAATTTCGA
This Leptospira stimsonii DNA region includes the following protein-coding sequences:
- a CDS encoding RNA-binding protein — encoded protein: MAKTENRRVVFLPIKPEFAHKIINGEKNIEFRKKFSSQEVETIVIYSSSPEQRVIGYAIIDYIIIDTPDSLWNRFSKKGGIDKDRFSSYFNGKKTGIGIRIKSVSKLKEPVTPIQLGIEGAIPQNFKFVDKGIIAKLERKVI
- a CDS encoding restriction endonuclease subunit S, whose product is MREVKRVALTDVCDFQGGTQPPKEEWLNFPEIGYVRMLQIRDFTQGKLEYIEYVKDNEKLKKCEENDVLIGRYGASVGKILRGLAGAYNVALIKTIPDEDVLFKGFLYRLLRDSSFQNFIQAIGARAAQAGFNKDDLSSFSFSLPPLSKQIQIAEILTQAETLIAQRKESIRLLDELVKSQFLEMFGDPVKNEKGWEVNELEKLVANDCPLTYGIVQPGEEFSNGVPIIRPVDLTELVVKKDRLKRIDPAISNQFKRTILNGNEILMCVRGTTGTVSFASSELKGCNVTRGITPIWFSEDYNTLFAYALLLSHSFNCEIQKLTYGATLQQINLSDLRKMKLINPPLVLQNQFANFFEGIQSQMNFHNLSLRELETLYSSLSQKAFRGELTFAKETIAINDYRVSESNAIKESLSHPKKQSKDNSKTSNVIELKPTNVDFYKRTVLAAEIVWQLHKEPTFGHLKLQKLLYLCIRTSNMQLPVNFSQQAMGPYDPRLMRSIDKQLQEKKWFQYNKENSLKYEALANAGQHEVDFQKYYSSEQARIFSLIKKFKTTKSDTVEIVATLYACLENIVEQGEAFSEALMMKMFYDWSDRKKDFDELEVRRVFQKMKDSRILPKGILSSIF
- a CDS encoding Fic family protein gives rise to the protein METYQKQPFLLPILPPKIDLETKPVLRAVSQAQRYLAELKGVSMSIPNQNILIHTLALQEAKDSSAVENIITTHDELFKEELFLDGDPNPSAKEVARYASALIKGFEFVRSHKILTENHIQSIQEILENNSAGYRKVPGTTLKNQSSGEIVYIPPQTLEEIQALMKNLETYINEDDLSNVDVLIKMAVIHYQFESIHPFYDGNGRTGRILNILYLVLKDLLSLPILYLSRFIIANKSEYYTRLQAVRDREDWEGWILYMVQGVEETSKQTIQTILQIKEAMQDYKQRIRRSCKFYSQDLINNLFYHPYTKIEFIEKDLKVNRITASRYLEELCEKGFLKKEKLGRSNYYINLRMFGILVG
- a CDS encoding type I restriction-modification system subunit M, with amino-acid sequence MLQNNPQLKSLIDKLWNNFWSGGISNPLTAIEQITYLIFMKRLDDLETKRERDAEFTGEKYKSRFSGKYKVPGSSDQVDKKELRWSNFKRKPADEMLLHVQTKVFPFLKELNGDASPFTNHMQNAVFIMPKASLLVEAINIIELIFGEIEKDANEGGHAFQDIQGDVYEMLLSEIATAGKNGQFRTPRHIIKLIAELVTPQLGQRVADPACGTGGFLLGAYQFMLTDYIRKKDPKKIVKDEDGFERGTLSSAVDKKVKSILDDSFYGYDIDTTMVRLGLMNLMMHGIDEPHIDYKDTLSKKFNEDKQYDIVLANPPFTGNIDMGDINESLTLPTTKSELLFVERIFNMLRMGGTAGVIVPQGVLFGSGKAFVTLRKKLIDESELKAVITLPSGVFKPYAGVSTAILIFTKGGETEHTWFYEMLADGYSLDDKRTKIDKSDLMDIVSRFQSRNPKKDTKRTERAFFVPKQEIIDNGYDLSLSKYKEEVYEEIEYESPKLILEKLEILEGQIQSGLKVLKSRL
- a CDS encoding DEAD/DEAH box helicase family protein, encoding MKSEKQTRKAIIDERLQKAGWILSDRTQVIEEFDIEIKISSGLLKASSPNAKHLFSDYVLLGKDGKPVAVVEAKRSAVDASKGREQAKQYCYHIQEQHGGELPFCFYTNGYDIYFWDLENYPPKKVYGFPTRDDLERYSYLRKAKKPLASESINTKIAGRDFQIAAIRSVMEAIEKKRKKFLLVMATGTGKTRTCVALVDALMRSGWVERTLFLVDRIALRNQTVDAFKDYLPNEPIWPKGEEREISEDRRIYVSTYPTMLNIIREENKALSPHFFDLVVVDESHRSIYNTYQEILDYFNTITLGLTATPTDVIDHNTFQLFECEDGVPTFAYSYEEAVNHIPPYLCNFQVMKIKSKFQTEGISKRTISLEDQQRLILEGKEISEINFEGTDLEKTVINKGTNSLIVREFMEECIKDLNGVLPGKTIFFCMTKAHARRIEEIFDSLYPEYKGEIAKVLVSDDPRVYGKGGLLDQFTKNDMPRVAISVDMLDTGIDVREIVNLVFAKPVYSYTKFWQMIGRGTRLLEQDKIKPWCPEKSSFLVLDCWDNFEYFKLNPKGKTGNPQIPLPVRLFGLRLDKISKAIELGESSILKKEISNSQRQISSLPKSSVVIIEAQNELQKLEDENFWNHLSQEKLEFLHSIVKPLFRTVSDTDFKAMRFEKDIVEVSLSLLSGERDKFETLKSSIVEEIGGLPLSVNTVAKEGDLIRISQTNQFWSAIDEEKFDLLIYRLSPLMKHIEKVPILGPAKFDLKDIVVEKEFVEFGPSHEALSVAKYRELVEVKVNELVSKSPILKKIKQGQEISDEETEILAEELYNEHPHITIDLLRRVYNHRRAELVQFIKHILGIEILECFSVTVSKAFEVFIQNHTYLTSRQLQFMDLLKSYILEKGELQKRNLIESPFTLLHPDGIRGIFGPKEIEEILELTDKVIAA